A window of Kribbella sp. NBC_00382 genomic DNA:
ACGCCACCACCGTTGAAGTCCAGTCCAACGCCGACGCCGTCACCACGCTCCTCGGCGTCGACTTCAAGGTCGGCGGCACGTACCTCATCACCGCCACCAACGCTCAGGTCAGCCTCTGTGGCGAAAGCGCCCCCACCAACCCGGAGCTCCTCAACCTCTACAAGCAGGCCTTCGGAGGCTGAGACTCAGGTGCCCGGCCGCTGCAGCAAGTAGTCCTCCGCGCGCATCGAGGTAGCTGCGTGGACGTCCTCGGGGAGCAACGTCCGCAGGTCCTGCTCCGTCAGCGTCTCGGGATCGCGCAGGGCGAGCCGGGTCGCCTGGTTGGAGATGGCCTCCTCGAGCATGTTCCGGATGAATCGGCCGTTGCCGAAGTTGTGCCCACGCGGAGCGGCGGGGATGAACTTGCGAACCACAGTCAGTACCTCCTGGCTGTGGATCATCCCCTTCTGCTTCGCCTGCAGCTCGAAGATGGCGACCAGCTGATCGGTGTCGTACTCGCTGAACGACAGCAGTTTCGGGAACCGCGACGCCAGCCCGGGGTTGGAGTCCAGGAACCGCTGCATCTCGCGGTGGTACCCGGCGACGATCACGACGCACTCGTCGCGGTAGTCCTCCATCATCTTCAGCAGCGTGGCGACGGCTTCCATGCCGAAGTCGCCGGGGTTGTTGTCCGGTACCAGGGTGTACGCCTCGTCGACGAACAGCAGCCCGCCGAGCGCCTCCCGGAACTTGGCCGCCGTCATGGGCGCGGTGGTACCGACCCCAGAGCCGACCAGGTCGGAGCGGTCGACCTCGACCACATGGCCCTTCTCAAGTACGCCCAGCTCTTTGTAGATCCGCGCGAGCAGCCGGGCGATCGTCGTCTTGGCCGTACCGGGCTTGCCGACGAACACCATGTGCCGCGCCCGATCCTGCGTCGGCAGCCCGAGCTCCTTGCGCCGTTGGTTGGTCCGGATCTCCGCCACCATCCGCCGCACGGATTCCTTGATCGACTCCAGCCCGATCAAGGCCTCCAACTCACCGATGGCCCCGGCCTGCTCAGCCGCCGGTACTACGGGAGTGGCCGGCGCAGGTACAACCTTGCTCACCGGCGTCGGTTCCGGCACCACCTGGGGCACGGCCTGCCGCACCACTGTCGGCACGGCCTGTGGTGCCGACCCGCCATCGAGGTGCTCGAAGAACGCACCGAGGTCAGGCACCTCGGGATCCGGCCACGGCCCGTTCTCGAGTACGCCCGCCAAGTGCACCGATACCCGCGTAGCCGCCGCCGCCCAAGTCCGCGCGAGCACCCGCTGATCCTGTGCGATCGCCTGTCCCAGCCACTCAGCGTTGCGGCCCAGCCAATCGCGCGGCTCGAAGCCATCCCTCAACTCGGCCAGAGCGTGCTCGACATCCCACCCGTCAACCCCAAGGATCTGCCCAACCTCCGCAGGCTGCCCGTCGAGTCCGGACGCCCGGATCAACCGCGCCAGCAACCGCGAGAAGTCCGGCGCCTCGTCATCGACAACGACCGCCGCCAACTTGGCGTGCACGTCGTGCAACGTGTCGAGCGAGTACTTCAGTGCAGCCTCTGAACCGGCGAGCTCCGGCAGTACTGCGCGCTCCGCGTCGCTGAGCACCGTCGTCCGCCAGAACTGCGCGATCGTGTCGTAGTCGGCGGCGACATGCATCCGGGTCGCCTCGCGATCGCCCAGCACCCGATCGAACCCAGCAGTCAACGCCCGAGCGCGAGCCGCCATCGGCGGAGCGTCGACGAACAGGCTCACCACGTCACGCGACAACTGCAATGCTTGCCGTCGGCCCTCTTCGGTGAAGCTCCGGGCACCGGACAGCACCAGCAACGGCCAGTCGGTCGCCGCGACCCGGACGACGTGTCCGGAACCCAGCCACGCCGCCGGGCGATAGAAGTCGCGGGTCAAGATCGCGCTGACGTCGGCGTATTCGCCGCGGAGTACCGGGATCCAGCCGGTCAGCAGTGGCGCGATCTGATGCGCGAACCACACCGCCGCTGGCGTCCCCTCGACGAACTCCGGAAAAGCCCCCGGCCGCAGCGCCGTCGGATCATCGGCCCACGCCCGGAGCTGCCCCCGGACCCCCGCCAGCCAACCATCCGGTACTTCCCAGGCCTGCTCAGCCGTGAGTACGTCGAGCACGCGCGCTCGCCGAGTGTGCTGCTCCACGAATTTCCTCTCCTAGCCGACCTCCAGGCCCGCCCACTTTAGTGCGTCAGGGTCCTTCACGTCTTGCGAATAGTTAACTGCCGATGTAACTATTAATCCATGGACGACGAGGTTGATCGCTTCTTCGAGGTACTGGCTGATCCGACGCGGCGGCAGGTCGTTCGGTTGCTAGGGGAGGGGCCTCGGCGCGCTGGGGAGCTTGCGGTGGCGACCGGGGCGTCGGCGCCGGCGATGAGCCGCCATCTTCGGATCTTGCTGGCCGCCCGGCTGATCGACGACGAGCGGGTGCCGGATGACGCGCGGCTGCGGGTGTTCCGGCTGCGGCAGGAGCCGATGGTCGCGGTACAGGCGTGGCTCGATCAGGTACAGGCGCATTGGCAGGAGCAGTTGGGGGCATTCAAGCGACACATCGAACAGGAGAAATGACGATGGTCAAGCAGTCAGCGTCCGCGGTGGTCGAGGTCGCGACCGATCCGGACACCGCGTTCCGGGTCTTCACCGACGAGATCGACCTGTGGTGGGTCCGCGGGCCGATCAACTTCTTCGATGCCAACCGCGCGATCGGGATGCAGATCGAGCCCGGCGTCGGCGGCCGGATCCTCGAGGTCTATCGGTACGCCGATGCCGCCGGTGCCGAGGATGTCCTCGAGATGGGGCAGATCACCGAGTGGGAGCCGGGCAAGTTGATGGCTTATCGCAGCTCGGTGGACGACACCGAGACGGAGGTCCGCTTCGAGTCCTTCGAGGGTGGGACCCGGGTGAGCGTCGAGATGACGCTGGTTCCCGGTGGCGAGAAGGCGTTCTACTTCTGGCCGAACGTGATCGGCTGGTTCGCCGACCGACTTGCCTAGGCGCTCCGCTTCGGGAGGAGCCAGACCAAGGCGAAGGTAACGCTGAAGAAGACGGCAGCGAGGGCGATCACTAGTTCGCCTGCATGGTTGAAGGGGATGGCGCCGCCGTGGTTGACGCGGGCGAAGAAGACGGTGCCGAGGGCCGCGACGCCGATGGCGCCGGAGAACTGCTGGACGGCGTTGAGCATGCCGGCGCCGGTACCGACTTCTTCGGCGGTCGCTGCGCCGAGGATGAAGTCGAAGATCGGGACGAACACCAGGCCGGTGCCGAATCCGATCAGCAGAAGCGACGGAGCCAGCGTCCACGAGGTGAGGTGGGTGTTCGCGACGGTCCACCACAAGACGATCAGGCCGATGACTGCGATACCGAGGCCGAGATGCAGAGTGGCGCGGCCGATTCTCTGGGCGAGTACGGCGCCGGCGAGCGTTACAGCGACGGCGCTGCCGAGCGCCCAGGGGATCAGGGTGAGGCTGGTGTGCAGCGGGGTCCAGTGCAGGCCGAGCTGTAGAAGCAGATTGAGCGCGAGCTGGAATCCGCTCAGGGATGCGTAGAAGGCGCCGGTGATGGCGAGGCCGGCGACGAAGCTGCGCTTGGTGAACAGCGAGGGCGTGATCACTGGGTGCTTGCTGCGTCGTTCGGAGGCGACGAACAGCGCCAAGGAGACGATTGAGCCGGCCATCGACAGGTAGGTCCACAGTGGCCAGCCGAGTTCGCGGCCTTGGATCAGCGGGATGATCAGCAGCGCCGAGGACAGAGTGAGGAGAGCGACGCCGCCGAGGTCGAGTCGGGCGGTCTCGTCCTCACCGGTCTTGGCGGGCAGGATTCGCCAGGCGAGGGCCAGGGCGACGATGCCGATCGGCACGTTGATCAGGAAGATCGAGCGCCACTGGCTGCCGAACAGGTCGAGGTGCAGCAACCAGCCGGCCAGGATCGGTCCGGCGACGGTCGCGAGTCCCATCACGGGACCGAACGGGATGAGTGCTTTGCGCAGCAACTGCGGTGGGAAGACGACCTTCACCATCGCGAAGCCCTGCGGGATCATCACGGCGCCGAACAGTCCTTGCAGGATGCGTGCGGTGATCAGGAAGGCGACACCGGGGGCCAGGCCGCAGGCGAGCGAGGCGAGGGTGAAGCCGGTCATGCCGAGCAGGAACAGCCGGCGGCGACCGAACAGGTCACCTAGTCGGCCGGACGTGATCAGGCCGATCGCGAAGGCGGCGGTGTAGGCGGTGAGGACCCATTGCAGGGTCGTCTCACTACCGCCGAGGTCGGCGCGGATGGATGGGCCGGCCAGGTTGGCGATCGTCGAGTCGATCACGTCCATCACGTCGGCGATGAAGACGACGGCGAGGACGAGCCAGGCCTGGCGCAGAGGAAACGGAGCGATACTCGACGCTTCTAACGAACGTTGTTCTATAGTCACGAACTAAGTTCTACGCTTGGAACATTGTTCGTGTCAACTGTAGGGTCGGTCACATGCCAGTCGATCCGAGAGAACGCCGTGCCGCCCGCCACGCTCAGCCGGCCGCAGCGCCGGTCCGCCAGACCCGGCGCAAAGACCCGATCACCGTCGACCGGATCACCGACGCGGCGCTCGAGGTCGTCGCCACCCAGGGGTACGACGCCCTGACGATGCGGAGCGTCGCCGCCGTCCTGAACACCGGGCCGGCCTCGCTGTACGCGCACGTCGTCAACAAAGCGGACATCGACGAGCTGATCATCGGCCGGCTCTGCTCCCAGCTGGTACTACCAACACCCGACCGGTCGGCCTGGCGCGAGCAGATCCACGACGTCTGCGCCCAGGCCCGCGACCAGTACCTGAAGTACCCCGGCATCTCCCGCGCCGCCCTGGCGATGGTCTCCACCAATCTCGACGTCCTACGCGTCAACGAAGGAATGCTGGCCATCTTGCTTGCCGGCGGCATCGAATCGCAGACGGCAGCCTGGGCCATCGATGCCCTCTGGCTCTATACCTGCGCCTACGCGCTGGAGCGTTCGCTGGTCGCACAGCATGAGGACTGGGTGGTCAGCCGCAAGGATTTGGTCGAGCGGTTCAGCGCGCTGCCCGCCGATCAGTTCCCCCAGATCCGGCGCCATGCGTTCCAGCTGACGGCCGGCATGGGCCATGAACGTTTCGACTTCACGCTGAACCTGATGATTGCCAACCTACGATGACCACATGCATTGGGGCGAGCAGGTCGCAGTACGGGGTGCCCGGGTCCACAACCTGAAGAGTGTCGACGTCGACGTGCCGCTGCGGCAGCTCGTCGCGCTGACCGGCGTGTCCGGGTCGGGCAAGTCGTCGCTCGCGCTGGGGGTGCTTTATGCGGAGGGTTCGCGCCGGTACCTCGAAGCCTTGTCCTCGTACACGCGTCGGCGGCTGTCACAGGCTGCTCGCGCGGACGTCGACGCCGTTGACGGGGTGCCGGCCGCGATCGCGCTGCACCAGCGTCCCGCAGTACCGGGTGTTCGCAGTACGTTCGGCACCGCGACGGAGCTGCTCAATTCGCTGCGCTTGATGTACTCGCGGCTGGGGGAGCACCTGTGTCCCAACGGCCATCGCGTGAAGCCGACGCTCGAGATCGCGTCGACCGCGCATCTCACCTGTCCTGAGTGCGGCGAGCGCTTCGCAGTACCGGGTGCGGAGTCGTTCGCGTTCAACAGCGATGGCGCCTGCGAGACATGCGCGGGCACGGGCGAGACGCGGCAGATCGACCAGGATTCGCTGGTACCGGACGAATCGCTCAGTATCGCCGACGGTGCTGTGGCTGCTTGGGGTTCGTTCGGCGCCGGCCTCCTGCCTCAGGTGGTCGCCCAGCTCGGCGTGCGAGTAGACGTGCCGTTCCAGGAGCTGACGCCGGCCGAACGCGAGATCGTGCTGCACGGCGAGGAGACCAAGCGGACAGTTGTTGTCACGAGCAAGAAAGGCAACGCCTTCGAGCTCAACGCGACCTACCGCAACGCCAACCGGGTGATCGAGGACGCGCTGTCCAACGCCCAGAGCGAGAAGTCGCTCACCCGCCTCGACCGCTTCGTCCACGTCGCCGAATGCCCGGCCTGCCATGGCTCCCGACTCAACGAACGCGCGCGATCGGTACCCCTGAACGGCGTCACGCTCGACGTCGTCTCGACCTGGAGCCTCGACCGTACGACCGACTTCGTCCGCTCGTTGCCGGCGGCCGCGCCGACCGAACTCACCCGGATGGCGGAGCAGATCGTCGACGCGTTCACCCCGACCGCCGAACACCTCCTCGGGCTCGGACTCGGTTACCTGTCGCTCGGCCGGGCGTCGCGCACGCTCTCGACCGGCGAGCTGCAGCGAGTACAGCTCAGCCGTACTCTGCGGAGCAGCGCGACCGGCCTGCTTTACGTCCTCGACGAGCCGTCCATCGGGCTGCACCCGAGCAACATCGACGCCCTGATGACGGTCGCGCGCCGCCTGGTCGAGACCGGGAACTCCGTGGTCCTCGTCGACCACGACGTCCGGGTACTGCGCCATGCCGACTGGCTGATCGAGATCGGCCCGGGAGCCGGCGCGCACGGCGGCGAGATAGTTGCCACCGGCACCGTCGCGGACCTGTCCAAGTCGCCCACGTCGGTGATCGGCGGCTTCCTCAGCGGCCAGGAGCGGACGGTCATCCGCCCCCGCGTGCCCCTCGACGACGTCTTCGAACACGGCCGGATCCGCCTCGAGACCGGCCCCCGCTTCACGCTTCAGGCTCTCGAAGCCTCGTTCCCCTTGCTGCGGCTGACGGCGGTCACCGGTGTATCCGGCTCAGGAAAGACGACGCTCGTACTCGATAGCCTCGCCGCGGCGCTGACCGGCCACGCGCCGAAGCATGTACGGCACCTGGATGCCGGCGGCATCGACCGTACCGTCATCGTCGACGCCGTCCCGATCGGGCGCAATGTGCGCTCCACCGTGGCGACGTACAGCGGCGTCCTCGACGACCTCCGCCGGGCCTTCGCCGCCACCCCCGAGGCGCGGGCGCGTGGCCTCAAAGCAGCGGACTTCTCCTACAACACCGGCAGCCTGCGCTGCCCCCAATGCGACGGTACCGGCCAAATCTCCCTGGACGTGCAGTTCCTCCCCGACGTCGATATCCCTTGCCCCCTGTGCGAAGGCCGCCGCTACAGCCCCGACGCCGACACGATCACCCTCGACGGCCTGACCATGGCCGAAGCCCTGTCCCTGAACGTCGAACAGGCCCGCACAAAGTTCACCACCCTGCGGAAGATGCAAGCCCGCCTACGCACCCTCGACGAGGTAGGCCTCGGCTACCTCCTCCTGGGCGAGGCAACCCCAGCCCTCTCCGGCGGCGAGGCCCAACGCCTCAAGCTCGTCGCCGACCTCGAGAAGCCCCAGCAAGGCACCCTCTTCATCTTCGACGAACCGAGCGTCGGCCTCCA
This region includes:
- a CDS encoding ArsR/SmtB family transcription factor — encoded protein: MDDEVDRFFEVLADPTRRQVVRLLGEGPRRAGELAVATGASAPAMSRHLRILLAARLIDDERVPDDARLRVFRLRQEPMVAVQAWLDQVQAHWQEQLGAFKRHIEQEK
- a CDS encoding DHA2 family efflux MFS transporter permease subunit → MTIEQRSLEASSIAPFPLRQAWLVLAVVFIADVMDVIDSTIANLAGPSIRADLGGSETTLQWVLTAYTAAFAIGLITSGRLGDLFGRRRLFLLGMTGFTLASLACGLAPGVAFLITARILQGLFGAVMIPQGFAMVKVVFPPQLLRKALIPFGPVMGLATVAGPILAGWLLHLDLFGSQWRSIFLINVPIGIVALALAWRILPAKTGEDETARLDLGGVALLTLSSALLIIPLIQGRELGWPLWTYLSMAGSIVSLALFVASERRSKHPVITPSLFTKRSFVAGLAITGAFYASLSGFQLALNLLLQLGLHWTPLHTSLTLIPWALGSAVAVTLAGAVLAQRIGRATLHLGLGIAVIGLIVLWWTVANTHLTSWTLAPSLLLIGFGTGLVFVPIFDFILGAATAEEVGTGAGMLNAVQQFSGAIGVAALGTVFFARVNHGGAIPFNHAGELVIALAAVFFSVTFALVWLLPKRSA
- a CDS encoding AAA family ATPase, whose product is MEQHTRRARVLDVLTAEQAWEVPDGWLAGVRGQLRAWADDPTALRPGAFPEFVEGTPAAVWFAHQIAPLLTGWIPVLRGEYADVSAILTRDFYRPAAWLGSGHVVRVAATDWPLLVLSGARSFTEEGRRQALQLSRDVVSLFVDAPPMAARARALTAGFDRVLGDREATRMHVAADYDTIAQFWRTTVLSDAERAVLPELAGSEAALKYSLDTLHDVHAKLAAVVVDDEAPDFSRLLARLIRASGLDGQPAEVGQILGVDGWDVEHALAELRDGFEPRDWLGRNAEWLGQAIAQDQRVLARTWAAAATRVSVHLAGVLENGPWPDPEVPDLGAFFEHLDGGSAPQAVPTVVRQAVPQVVPEPTPVSKVVPAPATPVVPAAEQAGAIGELEALIGLESIKESVRRMVAEIRTNQRRKELGLPTQDRARHMVFVGKPGTAKTTIARLLARIYKELGVLEKGHVVEVDRSDLVGSGVGTTAPMTAAKFREALGGLLFVDEAYTLVPDNNPGDFGMEAVATLLKMMEDYRDECVVIVAGYHREMQRFLDSNPGLASRFPKLLSFSEYDTDQLVAIFELQAKQKGMIHSQEVLTVVRKFIPAAPRGHNFGNGRFIRNMLEEAISNQATRLALRDPETLTEQDLRTLLPEDVHAATSMRAEDYLLQRPGT
- a CDS encoding TetR/AcrR family transcriptional regulator, translating into MPVDPRERRAARHAQPAAAPVRQTRRKDPITVDRITDAALEVVATQGYDALTMRSVAAVLNTGPASLYAHVVNKADIDELIIGRLCSQLVLPTPDRSAWREQIHDVCAQARDQYLKYPGISRAALAMVSTNLDVLRVNEGMLAILLAGGIESQTAAWAIDALWLYTCAYALERSLVAQHEDWVVSRKDLVERFSALPADQFPQIRRHAFQLTAGMGHERFDFTLNLMIANLR
- a CDS encoding excinuclease ABC subunit UvrA is translated as MHWGEQVAVRGARVHNLKSVDVDVPLRQLVALTGVSGSGKSSLALGVLYAEGSRRYLEALSSYTRRRLSQAARADVDAVDGVPAAIALHQRPAVPGVRSTFGTATELLNSLRLMYSRLGEHLCPNGHRVKPTLEIASTAHLTCPECGERFAVPGAESFAFNSDGACETCAGTGETRQIDQDSLVPDESLSIADGAVAAWGSFGAGLLPQVVAQLGVRVDVPFQELTPAEREIVLHGEETKRTVVVTSKKGNAFELNATYRNANRVIEDALSNAQSEKSLTRLDRFVHVAECPACHGSRLNERARSVPLNGVTLDVVSTWSLDRTTDFVRSLPAAAPTELTRMAEQIVDAFTPTAEHLLGLGLGYLSLGRASRTLSTGELQRVQLSRTLRSSATGLLYVLDEPSIGLHPSNIDALMTVARRLVETGNSVVLVDHDVRVLRHADWLIEIGPGAGAHGGEIVATGTVADLSKSPTSVIGGFLSGQERTVIRPRVPLDDVFEHGRIRLETGPRFTLQALEASFPLLRLTAVTGVSGSGKTTLVLDSLAAALTGHAPKHVRHLDAGGIDRTVIVDAVPIGRNVRSTVATYSGVLDDLRRAFAATPEARARGLKAADFSYNTGSLRCPQCDGTGQISLDVQFLPDVDIPCPLCEGRRYSPDADTITLDGLTMAEALSLNVEQARTKFTTLRKMQARLRTLDEVGLGYLLLGEATPALSGGEAQRLKLVADLEKPQQGTLFIFDEPSVGLHPADIRVLLAVFDRLITAGATVIVIEHDLDMIANADYVLDLGPGGGTQGGQIVAATTPALLPHIKQSLTGQYLRRVD